A genomic segment from Oncorhynchus masou masou isolate Uvic2021 unplaced genomic scaffold, UVic_Omas_1.1 unplaced_scaffold_5489, whole genome shotgun sequence encodes:
- the LOC135536039 gene encoding probable E3 ubiquitin-protein ligase HERC1, which translates to MSDRSLLVAVTAQPGPPSPSVKASGKTQLQPGPHPHPLSKPQVNTQLSLDLTLSKPQVNTQLSLDHPHPLLKPQVNTQLSLDLTLTLSKPQVNTQLSLDHTLPTPVKASGKHTAQPGPHPLSKPQVNTQLSLDHTLCQSLRCLSPTCSWSLPLPSTTLLRKTAALASSTPRLRVLYHFSDLMYKSWRLLNLHPRRQVSSSRYSSGTAAIVQGQLRGLLSPKVNTLPLVRSIGRTMTQGKTYGPQITVKRISTRGRSSKPIFVQIAKQVVSLNPLELRLPSRAWKVKLVGEGADDAGGVFDDTITEMCQELQSGVVDLLIHTPNSSTDVGSNTDRFLLNPAAVSEDHMVQFRFLGILMAVAIRTKKPLDLHLAPWVWKQLCCIPLGGPDLEEVDLLTYRSLHGIRHLDNSGITEDNFHVMIPLDSFMAHSADGKLVPVVPGGHNISHLLQQE; encoded by the exons ATGTCAGACAGATCTCTGCTGGTCGCTGTCACAGCTCAGCCTGGACCACCCTCACCCTCTGTCAAAGCCTCAG GTAAAACACAGCTCCAGCCTGgacctcaccctcaccctctgtcAAAGCCTCAGGTAAACACACAGCTCAGCCTGGACCTCACCCTGTCAAAGCCTCAGGTAAACACACAGCTCAGCCTGGACCACCCTCACCCTCTGTTAAAGCCTCAG GTAAACACACAGCTCAGCCTGGACCTCACCCTCACCCTGTCAAAGCCTCAGGTAAACACACAGCTCAGCCTGGACCACACCCTCCCCACCCCTGTCAAAGCCTCAGGTAAACACACAGCTCAGCCTGGACCTCACCCTCTGTCAAAGCCTCAGGTAAACACACAGCTCAGCCTGGACCACACCCTCTGTCAAAGcctcag GTGCCTCAGCCCAACCTGCAGCTGGAGTCTACCCCTCCCCAGTACAACGCTCCTGAGAAAGACTGCAGCCCTGGCGTCCTCAACACCCCGCCTCCGGGTGCTCTACCACTTCTCTGACCTCATGTACAAGTCCTGGAGGCTACTCAACCTCCACCCCAGGAGACAG GTGTCTTCATCTCGCTACAGCTCAGGGACAGCGGCCATCGTCCAGGGCCAGCTGAGAGGCCTCCTGTCCCCCAAGGTCAACACCCTACCCCTGGTCAGATCAATAGGGAGGACCATGACCCAGGGCAAGACCTATGGACCCCAGATCACTGTCAAGAGGATCTCAACCAG GGGGCGCTCCAGCAAGCCCATCTTTGTGCAGATCGCCAAGCAGGTGGTCTCTCTGAACCCCCTGGAGCTGAGGCTGCCCTCCAGGGCCTGGAAGGTCAAGCTGGTGGGGGAGGGGGCTGACGACGCAGGGGGCGTGTTTGATGATACCATCACGGAGATGTGTCAG GAGTTGCAGTCTGGTGTGGTTGATCTGCTCATTCACACCCCCAACAGCTCTACTGACGTGGGAAGTAACACCGACAG GTTCCTGCTGAACCCAGCGGCAGTCTCTGAAGACCACATGGTCCAGTTCCGTTTCCTAGGCATCCTGATGGCGGTGGCCATCCGTACCAAGAAGCCCCTGGACCTGCACCTGGCCCCCTGGGTTTGGAAGCAGCTGTGTTGTATTCCCCTGGGTGGGCCGGACCTGGAGGAGGTGGACCTGCTTACCTACCGCTCCCTGCACGGCATCCGGCACCTGGACAACAGCGGCATCACAGAGGACAACTTCCACGTG atgATTCCCCTGGACTCGTTCATGGCCCACAGTGCAGATGGGAAGCTGGTGCCGGTGGTCCCTGGGGGACACAACATCTCTCACCTTCTCCAACAAGAGTGA